A single region of the Octopus sinensis unplaced genomic scaffold, ASM634580v1 Contig18742, whole genome shotgun sequence genome encodes:
- the LOC115231594 gene encoding uncharacterized protein LOC115231594 — translation MSGDFSAALRIISSDDKVARVDEQTLQSLLAKHPTPSSPTTVPTPSPDHDFVHVDKDEVLRALKSFRPSSSGGIDGLRPSHIMDLVSSSASAAGERLLTDICGLMNAFLEGSLSDFPRSLFLSGNLTALNKKDGGIRPISVGNVFRRLAAKIACARSSHLFPKIFHNIQMGVGVKGGCEATVHAVRDFTEFSHSAYNDCILAKLDMKNAFNCIDRSYFLKECSKHNIPLLPMASMCYGCTPELMIDGHTILSSSGVQQGDPLGPLLFSMGVNPTAHAVKSPLNVWYLDDITIGGPAHQVILDIESIAVSLNKIGLQLNPSKCEIINLNANEEDFATIVEKYHSILPGGIITRKGSLEVLGSPIFSEGIEKILSGKLSTFELMSSRLSILDAHEGFFLLKNFISLPKLQHVLRSAPCFINPELLKELETGLKHSAENLCNIRFDEASWTQATLPIRFGGIGLRSPADIALPAFLSSRLSCDSLVVAVLPLSTERNASSWYQMAIEIWSNKGLKTPANSFSQRCWDDLLEKPASHKLVVENCKIMVSACFDKLGYMFRIYIQNSTMSNSVIFNLKDRSLNSAISSSFSLIDKFFDSGQEKDFVS, via the exons ATGTCGGGCGACTTCTCGGCCGCCTTGAGAATTATTTCCTCAGACGATAAAGTTGCGAGGGTTGACGAACAAACATTACAGTCCCTCCTAGCAAAACATCCCACTCCATCTTCTCCTACAACAGTACCAACACCAAGCCCAGATCATGATTTTGTGCATGTCGATAAAGACGAAGTGTTGAGAGCCCTGAAGTCTTTTCGCCCTAGTAGCAGCGGTGGAATCGATGGCCTCCGTCCAAGTCATATCATGGATCTGGTCTCCTCTTCAGCTTCCGCAGCCGGAGAACGtcttttgacggatatttgtggtCTAATGAACGCATTCCTCGAAGGGTCTCTGTCTGATTTCCCACGCTCCCTTTTTCTCTCGGGTAACCTGACCGCGCTGAATAAAAAGGACGGTGGAATCCGTCCCATATCCGTCGGTAATGTTTTCAGGAGACTGGCGGCTAAGATCGCTTGCGCCAGGTCTTCACATCTGTTTCCGAAAATTTTCCATAACATACAGATGGGTGTCGGTGTTAAAGGTGGCTGCGAAGCCACTGTCCACGCCGTGAGGGATTTTACAGAGTTTTCACACTCTGCTTATAACGACTGTATTCTTGCTAAATTGGACATGAAAAATGCTTTTAATTGCATCGACCGCTCATACTTCCTTAAAGAATGCAGCAAACATAACATTCCATTACTCCCGATGGCCAGCATGTGCTACGGTTGCACACCTGAACTAATGATAGACGGACACACGATCTTGTCCTCCTCTGGGGTCCAACAAGGTGACCCCCTTGGTCCATTACTCTTCTCCATGGGCGTTAACCCAACAGCACACGCCGTAAAATCACCGCTCAACGTTTGGTATCTGGATGACATTACTATTGGTGGTCCTGCTCACCAAGTCATCTTGGATATAGAATCAATCGCTGTAAGTCTGAACAAAATTGGATTACAGTTGAACCCTTCAAAATGTGAGATCATAAACCTCAACGCCAACGAGGAAGATTTCGCGACTATAGTGGAAAAATATCACTCAATCTTACCGGGTGGTATTATAACCAGGAAAGGGTCGCTTGAAGTCTTAGGATCTCCCATTTTCTCGGAAGGAATCGAGAAAATACTGTCCGGAAAATTATCCACTTTTGAGCTCATGTCAAGCAGGCTATCCATCCTGGACGCTCACGAAGGGTTTTTCTTGTTGAAAAACTTCATATCACTCCCCAAGCTACAACACGTTCTCCGCTCTGCCCCCTGCTTTATAAACCCTGAACTTCTCAAAGAACTGGAAACAGGGCTGAAACACAGTGCCGAAAATCTCTGCAACATTCGTTTTGACGAAGCCTCGTGGACCCAAGCCACGCTTCCAATACGATTCGGAGGCATTGGTCTCCGGTCCCCAGCAGATATTGCATTACCCGCTTTCCTCTCTTCTCGATTGTCGTGTGACTCACTGGTGGTTGCTGTTCTCCCCCTTTCCACTGAACGCAACGCATCCTCCTGGTATCAGATGGCAATCGAAATTTGGTCGAACAAAGGCCTCAAGACACCTGCTAACTCATTCTCACAGAGATGTTGGGACGACCT CTTAGAAAAACCTGCTTCGCATAAATTGGTCGTTGAAAACTGTAAAATTATGGTCAGTGCTTGTTTTGATAAACTGGGATATATGTTTCGAATATATATCCAGAATTCTACAATGTCTAACTCCGTCATCTTTAATCTTAAGGATCGATCATTAAATAGCGCAATaagttcttcattttctttaataGACAAGTTTTTTGATTCAGGACAAGAAAAAGATTTcgtatcttaa